One window of the Halobacillus litoralis genome contains the following:
- a CDS encoding sigma factor-like helix-turn-helix DNA-binding protein — protein sequence MIDLIYEYKSSLKDLKTKKEIIKSIPEDKRTAQETYDLKMYGSMISDHELIIRWLVRGREPGAKRGLDRRSVYQNTVKSNNDTLSFFNNKRKELNQFDGKEVSVWDNERIEDALALLTVREKDVYLLHEVGVYSFMEIAEMMYIKKGTVQKHYERSKRKIEKRISESLFCLAE from the coding sequence GTGATTGATTTAATTTATGAGTATAAAAGTTCTTTGAAGGATTTAAAAACTAAGAAGGAGATAATCAAGTCCATTCCTGAAGACAAAAGGACAGCTCAAGAAACATATGATTTAAAAATGTATGGAAGCATGATCAGCGACCATGAACTCATCATAAGATGGTTGGTAAGGGGAAGGGAACCTGGTGCTAAGAGAGGTTTAGATCGACGTTCTGTGTATCAAAACACTGTAAAAAGTAATAATGACACCTTGAGCTTCTTTAATAACAAACGCAAAGAATTAAATCAGTTCGATGGGAAAGAAGTTTCGGTATGGGACAACGAAAGAATAGAAGACGCTCTTGCTTTATTGACCGTTAGAGAAAAAGATGTTTATTTATTGCATGAGGTTGGCGTGTATTCATTTATGGAAATTGCTGAAATGATGTATATAAAAAAGGGTACAGTGCAAAAACACTATGAAAGATCGAAAAGGAAAATAGAAAAGCGAATTTCAGAGAGCTTATTCTGCTTAGCGGAATGA
- a CDS encoding DUF3954 domain-containing protein: MADAAGKLESTAEIDLLENAVYRVKDGVLEKVDTPGDGFGKQTITWQNGKPQLYEISYTKK; encoded by the coding sequence TTGGCAGATGCAGCGGGAAAACTAGAATCGACGGCTGAAATAGACCTGTTGGAAAATGCAGTTTATCGAGTTAAGGATGGGGTCCTCGAAAAAGTAGATACTCCAGGCGATGGATTCGGTAAACAGACGATTACATGGCAAAACGGTAAGCCGCAGCTATACGAAATCAGTTATACAAAGAAATGA
- a CDS encoding RusA family crossover junction endodeoxyribonuclease, which produces MIQFTVLGEAVAQGRPRAGKTKKGKTILYDPQKSKDFKQYVGLVASQHAPSDLLEGPLNVRVKVYKPLLKSFSKKRTAEAESGLYRPVTKPDVDNYAKGIKDALNKVIWNDDSQVVEFTISKWYSSKPRIEVEISEVKL; this is translated from the coding sequence ATGATTCAATTCACAGTATTAGGTGAGGCGGTTGCTCAAGGAAGGCCAAGAGCCGGTAAAACCAAAAAAGGCAAAACGATTCTCTATGATCCTCAGAAATCTAAGGACTTTAAACAATATGTAGGGTTGGTTGCTTCTCAACATGCCCCCTCAGATTTACTAGAAGGGCCACTGAACGTGAGAGTGAAAGTTTATAAGCCATTGCTCAAGAGCTTCTCCAAAAAGCGCACAGCAGAGGCTGAGTCAGGATTGTACCGACCAGTGACTAAACCTGACGTTGATAATTACGCTAAGGGAATCAAGGATGCTTTGAACAAAGTGATTTGGAACGATGACAGTCAGGTGGTCGAGTTTACGATCAGCAAGTGGTACAGCTCCAAGCCGAGAATAGAAGTGGAAATTAGTGAGGTGAAGTTATGA
- a CDS encoding DUF6011 domain-containing protein gives MDDKYLECGRCGRKLIDSKSRERGYGPVCWEKFQREREEDGHQMQIHESDDGLH, from the coding sequence ATGGATGATAAATATCTCGAATGCGGAAGATGCGGAAGAAAGCTCATAGATTCCAAGAGTCGTGAACGTGGATATGGTCCGGTTTGTTGGGAGAAGTTTCAAAGGGAGCGTGAAGAGGATGGTCATCAAATGCAAATACACGAATCAGATGATGGTTTGCATTAA
- a CDS encoding dUTP diphosphatase, which yields MNLKKLFEIQGGLDAHIVKEKGLEGQDLLPRKILALQVELGELANEWRGFKFWSNDQEPKTEEWTSEIDSFGKSMPRLRNPLLEEYVDCLHFILSIGLELHVPDEWDLESIVPEKRDEVNDQFLAFNEFLHEDLDDSDWLDIADLFVGLGEMLGFTLEQIEEDYLKKNEVNHQRQLTGY from the coding sequence ATGAATTTAAAAAAGCTGTTTGAAATACAAGGTGGGCTGGATGCTCACATCGTTAAAGAGAAGGGGCTTGAAGGACAAGACCTCTTACCACGGAAGATTCTAGCTCTACAAGTGGAACTTGGTGAATTAGCAAATGAGTGGCGTGGATTTAAGTTTTGGAGTAATGATCAGGAACCGAAAACGGAGGAATGGACATCAGAAATAGATTCGTTCGGAAAGTCCATGCCACGCCTTAGAAATCCACTTCTTGAAGAGTACGTCGATTGTCTCCACTTTATTTTGAGTATTGGATTAGAACTCCATGTACCCGATGAATGGGATTTGGAGAGTATTGTGCCCGAGAAACGAGATGAAGTAAACGATCAATTTTTAGCATTCAATGAATTCTTACATGAGGACCTTGATGATAGTGACTGGTTGGATATAGCAGACCTGTTTGTAGGTTTAGGGGAAATGCTTGGATTCACCTTAGAACAGATTGAAGAGGATTATTTGAAAAAGAACGAAGTCAACCATCAGCGCCAGCTTACGGGATATTGA
- a CDS encoding Fur-regulated basic protein FbpA — MNLSPTRLSEGVEERRNHLIHKLWTMGYTEDCVGKRTDDMTLTELEQIHINLRCQIARRMEP; from the coding sequence ATGAATCTATCACCAACCCGGTTATCTGAAGGTGTAGAGGAACGCAGAAATCACCTCATACACAAGCTTTGGACGATGGGATATACGGAAGATTGTGTCGGTAAGCGAACGGATGACATGACTTTGACGGAGCTGGAACAGATACACATTAATCTCAGGTGTCAAATTGCTAGGAGGATGGAGCCATGA
- a CDS encoding ATP-binding protein yields MNGTADGMNKVMKHLQMRGINPIGERECENCGSTVPIIERITTDGDRVEQSRCMNCDNQTLKDNLPKTAATEEERKEMQLRRKNIGFSKMYEVIPESLKDATFKNYFPENDSEKEAKKAAIQFVKQFDSEEKENHSLILRGGMGVGKSHLARCISRNLREFGKSTMFIQTDDLLKLLRSSYDRNSSLEESEVYERLGSMDVLILDEVGAEYHRREDGYETWASEKILKLVDTREIKPTVFTSNYTAEELIDKYGSIQGGRIVSRMKHGAENLILEGRDRRL; encoded by the coding sequence ATGAATGGTACAGCAGACGGCATGAACAAAGTGATGAAACACCTACAAATGAGAGGGATTAATCCCATTGGCGAGCGAGAGTGTGAAAATTGCGGATCCACTGTTCCCATCATCGAAAGAATTACTACCGATGGAGATAGAGTTGAGCAATCTAGATGCATGAATTGCGATAACCAGACCTTAAAAGACAATTTACCAAAAACAGCAGCTACAGAAGAAGAGCGCAAGGAAATGCAGTTAAGGCGAAAGAACATAGGCTTCTCCAAGATGTATGAGGTTATCCCCGAATCTTTAAAGGACGCAACCTTTAAGAACTACTTTCCAGAGAATGATTCCGAGAAAGAAGCGAAGAAAGCAGCCATTCAGTTCGTCAAACAATTCGATAGTGAGGAGAAAGAGAATCATTCTTTAATACTTCGCGGGGGAATGGGGGTCGGGAAAAGTCACCTGGCTCGATGCATCTCCAGAAATTTACGAGAGTTCGGTAAATCGACAATGTTCATCCAGACTGACGACCTTTTGAAGTTGTTACGAAGTTCGTATGATCGAAACTCTTCCCTTGAGGAATCAGAAGTGTATGAGCGGTTAGGCTCCATGGACGTATTAATATTGGATGAAGTAGGAGCTGAATATCACCGGCGGGAAGATGGATATGAAACATGGGCTTCAGAAAAAATACTTAAATTGGTTGATACCAGGGAGATTAAGCCGACAGTTTTCACTTCTAACTACACAGCAGAAGAACTTATCGATAAATACGGATCTATCCAGGGCGGAAGGATAGTGAGCCGAATGAAACATGGTGCGGAAAACTTAATTCTGGAAGGGAGAGATCGACGATTATGA
- a CDS encoding DnaD domain-containing protein — protein MNYIKELNAFYSQVSVSGLPARAINLFNALMHINNKTGWKDTFTVRTSYLEAKTGQSPKTNDRARQDLEEAGFIRFRSRKGGKMAIYEIIPSEQRVVKFEELAEEEESSSEPSDVQVEEVGEEETREVNIFDIYLKAFNKQPSALQVDDLNAYIDQDGLPAELVALALEESGKGGHTFNFAKTIMNTWAKMELKTIEEAKKEMEDHKNKRNSWNNRKGPDRKQPQYSGAF, from the coding sequence ATGAATTACATCAAGGAATTAAATGCTTTTTATAGCCAGGTGAGTGTCAGCGGTTTACCCGCCAGGGCAATCAACCTATTCAATGCTCTCATGCACATCAACAATAAGACGGGGTGGAAAGATACATTCACCGTAAGGACGTCTTATCTCGAAGCAAAAACCGGCCAGTCCCCTAAAACGAACGATAGAGCCAGACAAGACCTCGAGGAAGCTGGTTTCATACGATTCCGATCAAGAAAGGGCGGAAAGATGGCCATATACGAGATCATACCTTCTGAACAACGAGTGGTGAAGTTTGAGGAACTTGCCGAGGAAGAAGAATCTAGTTCTGAACCTTCGGATGTTCAGGTGGAAGAGGTAGGAGAGGAAGAGACGCGTGAGGTTAATATTTTTGACATTTACTTAAAGGCTTTCAACAAACAACCGAGTGCACTCCAAGTTGATGATCTGAACGCGTATATAGATCAAGACGGACTTCCAGCTGAGTTGGTCGCCCTTGCTCTAGAGGAATCTGGTAAGGGTGGGCACACTTTTAATTTTGCAAAAACAATCATGAATACCTGGGCAAAGATGGAACTAAAAACCATAGAAGAAGCTAAAAAGGAAATGGAAGATCACAAGAATAAGCGGAACTCTTGGAACAACAGAAAAGGTCCAGACCGTAAACAACCACAGTATTCAGGTGCATTTTAG
- a CDS encoding MBL fold metallo-hydrolase yields the protein MIEVKALASSSKGNCYHITDGKTPLLLEAGIKFKEIQRKLDFQTSKIKACLITHEHKDHCAGVPDMIKNGKNCYMSKGTAEAIGVEGHRVKPIKSKEPFTVGTWTILPFEVEHDVAEPLGFLLANEDGDKLLFATDTYYIRYKFKGLTHILCECNYSLDILNKNIAAGRIPKVMKKRLLRSHFSLENVKEFLKANDLQKVREIWLLHLSDNNSDERRFKDEIQALTGKAVYVP from the coding sequence ATGATTGAAGTTAAAGCCCTTGCTTCATCCAGTAAGGGGAATTGCTACCACATAACGGATGGCAAAACCCCCTTGCTCCTTGAAGCAGGAATCAAATTCAAAGAGATCCAGAGGAAGCTAGACTTCCAGACTTCGAAAATAAAAGCTTGTCTGATTACTCATGAACACAAGGACCATTGCGCTGGAGTCCCGGATATGATCAAGAACGGAAAGAACTGCTACATGTCAAAGGGAACGGCAGAGGCTATCGGCGTTGAGGGACACCGTGTAAAGCCTATCAAATCAAAAGAACCATTCACCGTTGGAACATGGACGATTTTACCTTTTGAGGTTGAACATGATGTAGCTGAACCACTAGGTTTTCTGCTTGCGAATGAGGACGGAGACAAGCTCTTATTCGCTACAGATACCTATTACATTCGCTACAAGTTCAAGGGCCTCACACATATCCTCTGTGAGTGTAATTACAGCCTAGACATACTTAACAAGAATATTGCAGCTGGACGAATTCCAAAGGTGATGAAAAAGAGATTACTACGTTCGCACTTCAGTTTAGAAAACGTTAAAGAGTTCCTGAAGGCGAATGATCTACAGAAAGTGAGAGAGATATGGTTGTTGCATTTATCGGATAACAACAGCGATGAGAGACGATTTAAAGATGAGATACAAGCATTGACCGGAAAGGCTGTGTATGTGCCGTGA